One genomic segment of Sminthopsis crassicaudata isolate SCR6 chromosome 4, ASM4859323v1, whole genome shotgun sequence includes these proteins:
- the ATP6V1G2 gene encoding V-type proton ATPase subunit G 2, with amino-acid sequence MASQSQGIQQLLQAEKRAAEKVADARKRKARRLKQAKEEAQLEVEQYRREQEQEFQSKQQAAMGSQGNLSAEVEQATRRQVQNMQSSQQHNRECVLAQLLGMVCDIRPQIHPNYRIAA; translated from the exons ATGGCCAGTCAATCTCAGGGCATCCAGCAACTGCTGCAGGCTGAGAAAAGAGCAGCTGAGAAGGTGGCAGATGCCCGAAAGA GGAAGGCTCGGCGTCTGAAACAGGCCAAGGAGGAGGCTCAGTTGGAGGTAGAGCAATATCGTAGGGAACAGGAGCAGGAATTCCAGAGCAAGCAACAAGCG GCCATGGGTTCCCAGGGGAACTTGTCAGCTGAGGTGGAGCAGGCAACTCGGCGCCAAGTACAGAACATGCAGAGCTCCCAGCAGCACAATCGTGAGTGTGTCCTGGCTCAACTCCTTGGCATGGTCTGTGACATCAGACCCCAGATCCATCCCAACTATCGGATTGCTGCCTAG